One window of the Manihot esculenta cultivar AM560-2 chromosome 14, M.esculenta_v8, whole genome shotgun sequence genome contains the following:
- the LOC110600050 gene encoding sugar carrier protein A → MAGGSFGPAGVAKERAEQYQGRVTLYVIIACIVAAVGGSIFGYDIGISGGVTSMDEFLEKFFHRVYLKKQHAHENNYCKYDDQRLAAFTSSLYLAGMAASVVAGPVTRMYGRRTSIICGGISFLIGAALNAAAINLGMLILGRIMLGIGIGFGNQAVPVYLSEIAPTHLRGGLNIMFQLATTTGIFTANMVNYGTHKLKPWGWRLSLGLAAAPALLMTVGGILLPETPNSLIEQGFKEKGRKVLEKIRGTKNVDAEFEDMLDASELANSIKHPFRNILERRNRPQLVMAIFMPTFQILTGINSILFYAPVLFLSMGFEGTDSLYSSAVTGAVLWSSTFISILTVDRLGRRILLISGGIQMITCQVIVAIILGLKFGDNQQLSKGFSVLVVVVICLFVAAFGWSWGPLGWTVPSEIFPLETRSAGQSITVAVNLFFTFVIAQSFLALLCAFKFGFFLFFAGWITIMTIFVYMFLPETKGVPIEEMIFLWRKHWFWKRIVPGDPAEVEDSRQSHGIE, encoded by the exons ATGGCAGGAGGATCCTTTGGGCCGGCCGGTGTGGCCAAGGAGAGAGCAGAACAATATCAAGGGAGAGTTACCTTATATGTGATCATTGCATGTATTGTTGCGGCTGTTGGTGGCTCAATCTTTGGATATGATATTGGGATTTCAG GAGGAGTGACATCTATGGATGAATTTCTTGAGAAATTTTTCCATAGGGTATATTTAAAGAAGCAACATGCACATGAAAACAATTACTGCAAGTATGATGATCAAAGGCTGGCAGCTTTTACCTCTTCCCTGTACCTCGCCGGAATGGCTGCATCTGTGGTGGCAGGTCCTGTTACTAGAATGTATGGACGCCGGACAAGTATAATTTGTGGAGGTATTAGCTTTCTTATTGGAGCAGCCTTAAATGCTGCAGCTATTAACCTGGGAATGCTCATCTTAGGCAGGATCATGCTTGGTATTGGCATTGGATTCGGGAATCAG GCTGTTCCGGTGTATTTATCGGAGATTGCACCGACTCATCTTCGAGGAGGACTAAACATTATGTTTCAGTTAGCAACTACAACTGGGATATTTACAGCAAATATGGTCAATTATGGAACACACAAGCTTAAACCATGGGGATGGAGGCTCTCCCTCGGACTAGCAGCAGCCCCAGCTCTTTTAATGACTGTGGGAGGGATACTTCTGCCTGAGACACCTAACAGTTTAATTGAACAGGGATTCAAAGAGAAAGGGAGGAAAGTATTAGAGAAGATTAGAGGAACCAAAAATGTTGATGCAGAATTTGAAGACATGCTAGATGCCAGTGAGCTGGCAAACTCGATCAAGCATCCGTTCAGAAACATACTAGAAAGGAGGAACAGACCACAATTGGTCATGGCAATCTTTATGCCAACGTTCCAGATCTTAACAGGCATAAATTCAATTCTCTTCTATGCTCCAGTGCTGTTCCTGAGCATGGGATTTGAAGGAACTGATTCCCTCTACTCCTCAGCTGTGACTGGTGCAGTCCTTTGGTCATCTACCTTCATTTCAATATTAACAGTTGACAGATTGGGCAGAAGAATTTTACTTATCAGTGGTGGAATACAAATGATTACATGCCAG GTAATAGTGGCAATAATCTTGGGACTGAAATTTGGAGATAACCAGCAGCTATCAAAAGGATTCTCAGTGTTGGTTGTGGTTGTGATTTGCCTCTTCGTGGCGGCTTTCGGATGGTCATGGGGTCCCCTTGGCTGGACAGTGCCGAGCGAAATATTTCCACTGGAGACTCGCTCAGCTGGGCAGAGCATAACAGTAGCTGTAAACCTTTTCTTCACATTCGTCATAGCACAGTCTTTCCTTGCACTGCTTTGTGCATTCAAATTTggattcttcctcttctttgcTGGGTGGATTACTATCATGACCATCTTTGTTTACATGTTCTTGCCTGAAACCAAGGGAGTTCCCATTGAAGAAATGATATTCCTCTGGAGAAAACATTGGTTCTGGAAGAGGATAGTGCCTGGGGATCCAGCAGAAGTTGAGGACAGCAGGCAAAGCCATGGAATTGAGTGA